Proteins from one Cicer arietinum cultivar CDC Frontier isolate Library 1 chromosome 3, Cicar.CDCFrontier_v2.0, whole genome shotgun sequence genomic window:
- the LOC101511417 gene encoding uncharacterized protein isoform X3 yields MILKFSELPPVQYLMRVWFGQIVVWKVAPQHDKSSRTQEDHDHQGSNCSSLKGNLYEAVHICKLVGHEGSIFRITWSSCGSKLVSVSDDRSARVWSLPIGKEDSLYHDPIALVLFGHNARVWDCCISDHFIVTVSEDCTCRIWGIDGEQLQVIREHIGRGIWRCLYDPNLSLLITAGFDSAIKVHRPHACLSRGLAEEQLSPGSTEMFSISIPNVLEHIGLTDSKSEYVRCLRFSSQDSLYVATNHGYLYHAKLCEAGGDQWNQLVQVSNGAPIICMDFLSKDSFELGCGDEDWIAIGDGKGNMTVIGVTNNDCTPTVTLSFTWRAEMERQLLGTYWCKSLGCRYVFTADPRGGLKLWRLPDPSQSNSQSSPSSHIVSLAAEFISSYGMRIMCLDACTGEEVLACGDLRGNMVLFPLLKSLVLSTSVGQEMKIPPVNHFKGVHGISSVSSVVVTKLGYNQIEIRSTGADGCICYLEYDKEMQNLQFTGMKQVKELTLIEHVSVDNNSEGTTSRSYAAGFASVDFIVWNLVNENKVVKIPCGGWRRPHSYFLGDVPEMKNCFAFVKDEMIHIHRLWIDDKDAKIYPLSLHMQFHGREIHSLCFIHEDMLLGDNYKRPLFSNSSWIATGCEDGTVRLTWYSPGIENWSMSKLLGEHVGGSAVRSICCVSKLHTIPSATTDVPDRRSELDAADEDEDNPTLLISVGAKRVLTSWLLKHRRLNNKIDYITDNQQNSKEVHDQFLSRLSSSMTFQWLSTDMPTKYSTTHRYADNNVRKVAAVAENVSNIKIDAEPGSLISERETVNLVRDKHEDDWRYLAVTAFLVKCAGSRISVCFVVVACSDATVMLRALILPFRLWFDIALLVPSLAPVLVLQHIIFPILKPCKDNTHVGNAYIVISGSTDGSVTFWDLTDSVEAFMQRVSVCDIEKLFDCQKRPRTGRGSQGGRRWRSWRSLDNGLCKKGQDNDLVTSKAKNKTENINYTAHGPYSMPNKSEDSNIVCFQAMHTASPELEIRNDNSSMEICEIQPLRLLKNVHQSGVNCLHVSEINGGQNNDNCHLYSIISGGDDQSLHHLVVELSPKTINLGDGILTPDITTHLVPEPEYAKDDNFQNQSRTYKIRFLNSQKFPSAHSSSVKGVWTDGSWVFSTGLDQRVRCWYLHQSKLIERAHLIVSVPEPEALSARACSRNHYQIAVAGRGMQIVDFSAC; encoded by the exons ATGATCTTGAAGTTCTCCGAATTGCCTCCGGTACAATATTTAATGAG aGTTTGGTTCGGGCAGATTGTTGTTTGGAAAGTGGCCCCTCAACATGACAAATCTTCAAGAACTCAAGAAGACCATGACCATCAGGGCTCCAATTGCAGCTCACTAAAAGGTAATCTGTATGAGGCTGTTCACATTTGTAAACTTGTTGGACATGAAGGTTCAATCTTCCGAATAACATGGTCGTCTTGTGGCTCTAAACTGGTATCTGTTTCTGATGACCGTAG CGCACGTGTCTGGTCTCTTCCTATTGGAAAGGAAGATTCACTGTACCATGATCCCATTGCCCTTGTTTTGTTTGGACATAATGCTCGAGTTTGGGACTGCTGTATTTCCGATCAT TTTATTGTCACTGTCAGTGAGGATTGTACATGTCGTATATGGGGAATTGATGGTGAACAGCTGCAAGTCATTAGGGAGCACAT TGGAAGGGGTATATGGAGATGTTTGTATGACCCAAATTTGTCACTTCTTATAACTGCTGGGTTTGACTCTGCTATCAAGGTGCATCGGCCTCATGCTTGTCTGTCCAGGGGCTTGGCAGAAGAACAATTGTCCCCCGGAAGTACAGAGATGTTTTCCATTTCCATCCCTAATGTGTTGGAACATATTGGATTGACGGACAG CAAGAGTGAGTACGTTCGTTGTTTGCGTTTTTCCTCTCAGGATTCTCTTTATGTTGCTACCAATCATGGTTATCTCTACCATGCTAAATTATGTGAGGCTGGAGGGGATCAGTGGAATCAGCTTGTCCAGGTCAGCAACGGGGCACCAATTATCTGTATGGATTTTTTGTCCAAGGACTCATTTGAACTTGGATGTGGTGATGAGGATTGGATTGCCATTGGAGATGGTAAAGGAAATATGACAGTTATAGGAGTTACTAACAATGATTGTACTCCTACAGTTACATTGAGCTTTACTTGGCGAGCTGAAATGGAGAGACAGCTCTTGGGTACTTATTGGTGCAAATCTTTGGGATGTAG GTATGTCTTTACAGCGGACCCTAGAGGAGGATTGAAACTGTGGAGGTTGCCCGACCCTTCACAGTCTAATAGTCAGAGCTCCCCGAGCAGTCACATTGTGTCACTTGCAGCGGAGTTCATATCAAGTTATGGAATGCGGATAATGTGTTTGGATGCATGCACGGGGGAAGAG GTCCTAGCATGTGGAGATCTACGTGGTAATATGGTTTTGTTTCCTTTGCTAAAGAGTTTGGTGCTGAGCACATCTGTTGGACAAGAGATGAAAATACCCCCAGTAAATCATTTTAAAGGAGTACATGGGATTTCAAGTGTCTCCAGCGTTGTTGTGACTAAACTTGGTTACAATCAAATTGAGATACGCTCA ACTGGAGCAGATGGTTGTATATGCTATCTAGAATATGATAAAGAAATGCAGAATTTGCAATTTACGGGGATGAAACAAGTGAAAGAATTGACTTTGATTGAGCATGTCTCTGTTGATAACAACTCGGAAGGTACAACATCCAGAAGCTATGCAGCAGGTTTTGCATCTGTAGATTTTATAGTATGGAACTTAGTCAATGAGAATAAG GTAGTGAAAATTCCATGTGGTGGCTGGCGCCGTCCTCATTCCTATTTTCTAGGTGATGTACCAGAGATGAAGAACTGTTTTGCCTTTGTTAAG GATGAAATGATACATATACATAGACTCTGGATTGATGATAAAGATGCTAAAATATACCCTCTGAGTTTACATATGCAATTTCATGGGAGAGAGATACATTCCTTGTGCTTTATACATGAAGATATGCTTCTTGGAGATAATTATAAGCGTCCATTATTTTCTAATTCAAGTTGGATTGCAACTGGATGCGAAGATGGGACTGTGAGATTGACTTG GTACTCTCCAGGTATTGAGAATTGGTCCATGTCAAAATTGCTAGGTGAGCATGTTGGAGGATCAGCTGTAAGATCAATTTGTTGCGTCTCAAAACTACACACCATTCCATCAGCTACAACCGATGTACCAGATCGGAGGAGTGAACTAGATGCTGCTGACGAGGATGAAGATAATCCAACCTTACTGATATCAGTGGGTGCAAAGCGTGTCTTAACTTCTTGGCTACTTAAACATAGGAGGCTGAACAACAAAATTGACTACATAACTGATAATCAGCAAAATTCAAAAGAAGTTCACGATCAATTTTTGTCAAGGTTGTCGTCTTCAATGACGTTCCAGTGGCTATCCACTGACATGCCAACCAAATATTCAACTACACACAGATATGCAGATAATAATGTGAGGAAAGTAGCTGCTGTCGCTGAAAATGTttctaatataaaaattgatgCTGAACCTGGATCACTGATTTCTGAAAGGGAAACAGTGAACTTGGTCAGAGATAAACATGAGGATGACTGGAGATATCTTGCAGTCACTGCTTTTCTTGTTAAATGTGCTGGTTCCAG GATATCTGtctgttttgttgttgttgcttgTTCAGATGCTACAGTTATGTTACGGGCTTTAATTTTGCCCTTTCGCTTATG GTTTGACATTGCATTACTTGTCCCTTCATTGGCACCTGTTTTGGTATTGCAGCATATCATCTTTCCCATACTTAAGCCTTGTAAAG ATAACACCCATGTTGGAAATGCTTACATTGTGATTAGTGGATCTACTGATGGGAGTGTTACATTTTGGGACCTGACTGACAGTGTTGAAGCTTTTATGCAGAGAGTTTCAGTTTGTGATATAGAGAAGCTTTTTGATTGTCAAAAGCGTCCACGCACAGGGAGAGGAAGCCAGGGTGGTAGACGGTGGAGATCGTGGAGATCTTTAGACAATGGCTTATGTAAAAAAGGACAAGATAATGATCTGGTGACTTCAAAAGCCAAAAACAAGACCGAAAACATAAATTATACTGCACATGGGCCCTATTCAATGCCAAATAAATCTGAAGACAGCAATATTGTTTGTTTTCAGGCCATGCATACAGCTTCCCCTGAGTTAGAAATTAGGAATGATAATTCGTCGATGGAAATATGTGAAATACAGCCTCTACGCCTTTTGAAGAATGTTCACCAATCTGGTGTCAACTGTCTCCATGTTTCAGAGATAAATGGTGGGCAAAATAATGATAATTGTCATCTGTACAGCATAATTAGTGGGGGTGATGATCAATCACTTCATCATCTTGTGGTTGAGTTATCACCTAAAACAATAAATCTTGGTGATGGGATTTTAACCCCAGATATAACAACACATTTGGTCCCTGAACCTGAATATGCAAAGGACGACAACTTTCAAAATCAGAGTAGAACCTACAAGATCAGATTCTTAAATTCCCAAAAGTTTCCTTCGGCCCACAGCTCTTCAGTGAAAG GTGTCTGGACCGACGGATCTTGGGTGTTTTCGACTGGACTTGATCAGCGGGTCAGATGCTGGTATCTTCACCAAAGTAAACTAATTGAACGAGCACACCTAATAGTTAGTGTTCCGGAGCCAGAAGCGTTATCTGCTAGGGCTTGTAGCAG GAACCATTATCAGATTGCTGTTGCTGGAAGAGGGATGCAAATAGTGGACTTCTCCGCATGCTAA